One Terriglobia bacterium genomic region harbors:
- a CDS encoding CBS domain-containing protein codes for MQVVALSRILGAPVYDAAGARAGYVREVALSPQDDPARVSELIVRTSDGDRMLPASAVLGVEGMIVRTMSSPADWPPLVSADGMLLLERDLLDQQIIDVSGRKVVRVNDADLLPEPVNGCVKLRMVKVDIGLRGAVRRLLKGLAPGRYIEALASRMPEKSIPWEAVDLIETDPFRRVRLKLDYDGLSSLHPADIADILEELAPAEREAVFESLDEGVAAEALEEIDPKMQVELMRSIDSDKAADIVEEMNPDAAADLLGDLPQETSEGILEEMEPAERQEVTELLEYKENTAAGRMTNVYLSLPPQATVGDAIDKLREFEGAPETISTLYLVDADEKLVGAVPLVSLVLAPGGTPLHTLAPEHVIFCQTDTKEKDVAEMFDKYNLLTLPVVDDQQRMTGIITADDVISLLRDKG; via the coding sequence ATGCAAGTCGTGGCTCTTTCGCGCATTCTGGGCGCTCCGGTGTATGACGCCGCCGGCGCGCGCGCCGGATACGTGCGTGAAGTCGCACTCTCGCCCCAGGACGACCCTGCGCGCGTCTCCGAGCTGATCGTCCGCACGTCCGACGGTGACCGTATGCTTCCCGCCAGCGCCGTGCTGGGCGTGGAAGGGATGATCGTCCGCACCATGAGCAGCCCCGCTGACTGGCCTCCGCTGGTCAGCGCGGACGGCATGCTGCTTCTGGAACGCGACCTGCTCGACCAGCAGATCATTGACGTTTCCGGGCGCAAAGTGGTCCGCGTCAATGATGCTGATCTGCTTCCCGAGCCGGTCAATGGCTGCGTGAAGCTGCGCATGGTCAAAGTGGACATCGGGTTGCGCGGCGCCGTCCGCCGTCTGCTCAAAGGCCTGGCCCCCGGCCGCTACATTGAAGCCCTGGCCAGCCGCATGCCGGAAAAAAGCATCCCTTGGGAGGCCGTGGACCTCATCGAAACCGACCCGTTCCGGCGCGTCCGCCTCAAGCTGGATTATGACGGCCTCTCCAGCCTGCACCCGGCGGACATCGCTGACATTCTGGAAGAACTGGCCCCCGCCGAGCGTGAAGCCGTGTTCGAGTCGTTGGATGAAGGCGTCGCCGCTGAAGCCCTGGAAGAAATTGATCCCAAGATGCAAGTGGAGCTCATGCGGTCCATTGATTCCGACAAGGCCGCTGACATTGTCGAGGAGATGAATCCTGACGCCGCCGCCGATCTGCTGGGTGACCTGCCCCAGGAAACCTCCGAGGGCATCCTGGAGGAAATGGAGCCGGCCGAGCGCCAGGAAGTCACCGAGCTGCTGGAATACAAAGAGAACACCGCCGCCGGCCGCATGACCAACGTTTACCTTTCCTTGCCTCCGCAGGCCACCGTGGGCGATGCCATTGATAAGCTGCGCGAGTTTGAAGGCGCGCCGGAAACCATCAGCACCCTGTACCTGGTGGACGCAGACGAGAAATTGGTGGGCGCCGTGCCTCTGGTGTCACTGGTGCTGGCTCCCGGCGGCACGCCACTCCATACCCTGGCCCCGGAGCACGTCATCTTCTGCCAGACCGACACCAAAGAAAAAGACGTGGCGGAAATGTTCGACAAGTACAACCTGCTCACCCTACCCGTGGTGGACGACCAGCAGCGCATGACCGGCATCATCACCGCCGACGATGTGATCAGCTTGCTCAGGGACAAGGGATAG
- a CDS encoding divalent metal cation transporter codes for MKVLKHWKTRILLVLAVIGPGFITANVDNDAGGIYTYSFAGAQFGYTLLWTIIPMTLALIVVQEMGARMGAVTGKGLSDLIREEYGLRLTFLMMMALVATNFMNIVAEFAGVASSMGLFRVSKFIAVPIAAAVVWLIVVKGTYRIVEKVFLAASFFYIAYIIAGVLSHPNWNTAAFSTLKPPTQAAFHIPGYAFMVTAIIGATIAPWMQFYLQASVVEKGVSMKDYKATRIDVLVGSIFAPIVAAFIILACAATLYKAGHRTIADAADAARALGPLAGDYAKYLFGGGLFNASLFAASILPLSTAYTVCEGLGLESGLDKKFGEAKAFYWLYTALVGAGAGVVLLPNFPLLKFLVLSQVFNGVLLPFVLVFMLLLINKHSIMGKYVNSRLFNYVAWGTAAVMIVLSAILVFS; via the coding sequence ATGAAGGTTCTCAAGCACTGGAAGACCCGGATCCTGCTGGTCCTGGCGGTGATCGGCCCCGGGTTCATCACGGCCAACGTTGACAATGATGCCGGCGGCATCTACACGTATTCCTTTGCCGGCGCGCAGTTTGGCTACACCCTCCTCTGGACCATCATTCCCATGACCCTGGCGCTGATCGTGGTCCAGGAAATGGGCGCGCGCATGGGCGCGGTCACCGGCAAAGGCCTGAGCGACCTGATCCGCGAAGAGTACGGCCTGCGTCTGACCTTCCTGATGATGATGGCCCTGGTAGCCACCAACTTCATGAACATTGTGGCGGAATTTGCCGGCGTGGCCAGTTCCATGGGCCTGTTCCGCGTTTCCAAGTTCATTGCCGTGCCCATCGCCGCCGCGGTGGTGTGGCTGATCGTGGTCAAGGGCACCTACAGGATCGTAGAAAAGGTCTTTCTCGCTGCATCATTCTTCTATATCGCATACATCATCGCCGGCGTGCTGTCTCATCCCAACTGGAACACTGCGGCGTTCAGCACCTTGAAGCCTCCCACGCAAGCGGCCTTCCACATTCCGGGATACGCGTTCATGGTCACCGCGATCATCGGCGCCACCATCGCCCCGTGGATGCAGTTTTACCTGCAGGCGTCGGTGGTGGAAAAAGGCGTGAGCATGAAGGACTACAAGGCCACGCGCATCGACGTGCTGGTGGGATCAATTTTTGCGCCGATTGTCGCCGCTTTCATCATCCTGGCCTGCGCGGCCACGCTGTACAAGGCAGGGCACCGCACCATTGCCGACGCCGCCGACGCTGCCCGCGCGCTGGGCCCGCTGGCGGGCGACTACGCCAAGTATCTGTTTGGCGGCGGACTGTTCAACGCGTCGCTCTTCGCCGCCTCGATTCTGCCGCTCTCCACGGCTTACACCGTGTGCGAAGGACTGGGTCTTGAGTCGGGCTTGGACAAAAAGTTCGGCGAAGCAAAAGCTTTTTACTGGCTGTACACCGCGCTGGTGGGCGCCGGCGCCGGGGTGGTCTTGCTTCCGAATTTTCCGCTGTTGAAGTTCCTGGTGCTTTCCCAGGTCTTCAACGGCGTGCTGCTGCCCTTTGTCCTGGTCTTCATGCTGCTGCTCATCAACAAACACAGCATCATGGGCAAGTACGTGAACTCCCGGCTCTTCAATTATGTTGCTTGGGGAACGGCGGCGGTGATGATCGTGCTCAGCGCCATTCTGGTCTTTAGTTAA
- a CDS encoding response regulator has protein sequence MSDVAQSAFHSGGRSPDFRALFESAPGLYLVLAPDLTIVAASDSYLRAINRQREQIVGPALLHAFPGGPGDTTAALVPNLGPSLRRVLETRAADTMAVQSFDERHWRPVNYPVIREDGEISFIVHRLEDVTELTNLQQQHAQDKKSRQELRTKATQLESTLFVRARELEGANEKLRSANVELSRLYQKAQEIYRLKTDLFASVSHELRTPLTLLLGPLDDLLRSPGSSIAASRSDLELMHRNSLRLLKLVNTLLDLARIEAGRLRGDYVPTDLTVLTADIANLFRSLVQKAGMKFDLQLEDLGQPVYVDRVMWEKIVLNLISNAFKFTSEGGISVALRSVGNSAQLTVTDTGIGIPESELPHIFERFFRGESAGARSFEGSGIGLSLVHELVKVHGGNIDVQTSLAHGTTFTVSIPFGSGHLPAPPAPTEQSGITPSSRAAYELEAQVWGAAVARTADPAPDALPDAAASSSAEPKSRIVFADDDVDMRAYISRLLAPSYDVEICTNGEQALDAALRRPPDLVLSDYVMPVMDGAHLLRALKGNPVTASIPVILLSVRTEEDSQIEGLEAGADDYLSKPFTTRELLARIKSRIALAQLRDDARQKKSYSDQRFHELLDTASEAILVADAKGQILVFNQTAEKMFGYGPNELLNMNVEQFVPDAYRAAHSQHRTAYAHEPKVRPMGIGLSLQAQRKDGSLFPVEVGLSPNRSDGELKIIMLIHDVSERRKAEESLRRSHEMLRQAEKLEAIGRLAGGTAHEFNNLLTKVMGYAALMLSALDSKEQVLDYVEKITEASKRAGSLTHQLLAFSRRQVVEPRILDLNVVLAEAQEVLPTLVGSNIKTSLVPAPGPVCVRADQSQIHQIIVNLVTNARDAMPDGGRLEIRVGARELAEPELREHLPGLVAGKYVELTVSDTGVGMARDVQSRLFEPFFSTKEFGKGAGLGLAAIYGIVQQNGGSISVESKPGQGSTFKILLPRVQDEGAAMSRGKVEAEELRGVETVLLVEDDPSLLSLTHVFLMRLGYKVLDAANGDEAIRIFRDYTSPIHLLLTDVVMPGISGREAAARIKEFRPGIKILYVSGYTHEAFKPEDTIGPDEAFLEKPFAFEELARKIRDILDAPPDTSWQNDQRRPQ, from the coding sequence ATGAGCGATGTTGCTCAATCTGCATTCCATAGCGGCGGACGCTCTCCGGATTTCAGGGCCCTTTTCGAATCAGCGCCTGGGCTTTACCTGGTGCTCGCGCCCGACCTGACCATTGTCGCGGCCAGTGACTCCTACCTTCGCGCCATCAATCGACAGCGTGAACAGATCGTCGGGCCCGCCCTGCTCCATGCCTTTCCCGGTGGTCCAGGTGACACCACCGCCGCGTTGGTCCCCAACCTCGGCCCATCGCTTCGCCGAGTGCTGGAGACGCGGGCTGCGGACACAATGGCCGTTCAGAGCTTTGACGAGCGGCACTGGCGTCCGGTGAACTACCCTGTCATCCGCGAAGACGGTGAGATCTCTTTCATCGTTCACCGTCTGGAGGACGTAACTGAATTAACCAACTTGCAGCAACAGCACGCGCAAGACAAAAAAAGCCGTCAAGAGCTTCGCACCAAGGCTACCCAGTTGGAAAGTACGCTTTTTGTGCGGGCCAGGGAGTTGGAAGGCGCCAACGAAAAGCTTCGTTCCGCCAATGTAGAACTTTCGCGCTTGTACCAGAAAGCCCAGGAGATTTACCGGCTGAAAACGGATTTGTTCGCCAGCGTAAGCCACGAACTGCGCACTCCTCTCACTCTGCTTCTGGGCCCCCTTGATGATTTGCTGAGGAGCCCTGGCTCTTCCATTGCAGCCAGCCGCTCAGACCTTGAACTGATGCACCGCAACAGCCTGCGTCTCCTGAAGCTGGTCAACACCTTGCTGGACCTGGCGCGGATTGAGGCCGGCAGGCTCCGCGGCGATTATGTGCCCACAGATTTGACCGTGCTCACCGCGGATATAGCCAATCTCTTCCGCTCCCTGGTGCAGAAAGCGGGCATGAAGTTCGACTTGCAACTGGAAGACCTGGGCCAGCCGGTTTACGTTGACCGCGTGATGTGGGAAAAGATTGTGCTCAACCTGATTTCCAACGCGTTCAAATTTACTTCAGAAGGCGGCATCAGCGTTGCCCTCCGGAGCGTAGGCAATTCTGCACAGCTCACTGTCACCGACACTGGCATCGGCATTCCGGAATCGGAGCTGCCGCACATCTTTGAACGTTTCTTCCGTGGCGAAAGCGCCGGCGCACGCTCCTTTGAAGGTTCTGGAATCGGTCTGTCGCTGGTTCATGAGCTTGTCAAGGTGCACGGAGGGAACATCGACGTCCAGACTTCTTTGGCGCACGGAACCACGTTTACCGTTTCCATCCCCTTCGGGTCGGGGCATTTGCCAGCCCCGCCGGCACCCACCGAGCAAAGCGGAATCACGCCTAGCTCCCGCGCCGCCTATGAATTAGAAGCCCAGGTTTGGGGTGCGGCCGTGGCCAGAACGGCGGACCCGGCCCCGGATGCGTTGCCCGATGCGGCGGCATCTTCTTCGGCGGAACCGAAATCTCGCATTGTCTTTGCTGATGACGACGTCGACATGCGGGCCTATATCAGCAGGCTGCTTGCCCCTTCTTATGACGTTGAAATCTGCACGAATGGTGAGCAGGCGCTGGATGCGGCCCTCAGACGGCCCCCTGACTTGGTGTTGAGCGATTACGTCATGCCCGTCATGGACGGGGCCCACCTGCTGCGCGCGCTGAAAGGGAATCCCGTGACTGCTTCCATTCCCGTGATTCTCTTGTCCGTACGCACGGAAGAGGATTCTCAGATTGAGGGTCTGGAAGCCGGCGCGGACGATTACCTCAGCAAGCCATTTACCACGCGCGAGCTGCTGGCCAGAATCAAGTCCCGTATTGCGCTGGCCCAGTTGCGCGACGATGCCCGGCAAAAAAAGAGCTATAGCGACCAACGCTTCCATGAGCTTTTGGATACCGCGTCGGAGGCCATTCTGGTCGCGGATGCGAAAGGGCAGATTCTTGTCTTCAACCAGACTGCGGAAAAAATGTTCGGTTACGGGCCAAACGAACTCCTGAACATGAACGTGGAGCAGTTTGTGCCCGATGCCTATCGTGCGGCTCATTCCCAGCACCGGACCGCCTATGCACACGAACCAAAAGTGCGGCCTATGGGCATAGGGCTTTCTCTCCAGGCCCAAAGAAAAGATGGCTCGCTTTTCCCGGTTGAGGTTGGTCTGAGTCCCAACCGGTCGGATGGCGAACTGAAGATCATCATGCTGATCCATGATGTGAGTGAACGCAGGAAGGCTGAAGAGAGTCTTCGCAGATCACATGAAATGCTTCGCCAGGCAGAGAAGTTGGAGGCTATTGGACGCCTGGCCGGAGGCACGGCCCACGAGTTCAATAACCTTCTCACCAAGGTGATGGGCTACGCCGCCCTCATGCTCTCGGCTCTCGACTCCAAAGAACAGGTACTGGACTATGTAGAGAAAATCACTGAAGCCTCCAAACGCGCGGGGAGCCTTACCCATCAACTCCTGGCCTTTAGCCGGCGTCAGGTAGTCGAGCCGCGAATTCTCGACCTCAATGTTGTTCTGGCCGAAGCCCAGGAAGTCCTGCCAACACTTGTGGGAAGCAACATCAAGACCAGCCTTGTTCCTGCTCCCGGGCCGGTCTGTGTGCGGGCCGATCAGTCCCAGATTCACCAGATCATCGTCAACCTGGTAACCAATGCGCGCGATGCGATGCCCGATGGGGGCAGGCTGGAGATCCGGGTTGGCGCCCGGGAGTTGGCGGAGCCGGAGCTCCGTGAGCATCTTCCAGGTCTGGTTGCGGGCAAGTATGTGGAACTGACCGTTTCCGATACAGGTGTCGGCATGGCGCGCGATGTCCAGTCTCGCCTTTTCGAGCCGTTTTTCAGCACCAAGGAATTTGGCAAGGGCGCGGGTTTGGGCCTAGCCGCGATTTACGGAATCGTGCAGCAGAACGGCGGCAGCATCTCAGTTGAAAGCAAACCGGGCCAGGGCAGCACCTTTAAGATACTTCTGCCACGGGTCCAGGACGAAGGCGCCGCTATGTCCCGAGGTAAGGTCGAAGCCGAGGAACTCCGCGGCGTTGAGACGGTGCTTCTGGTGGAAGACGATCCGTCTTTGCTCTCTCTCACGCATGTATTTCTGATGCGCCTGGGTTACAAAGTGCTGGACGCCGCCAATGGAGATGAGGCCATCAGGATTTTCCGCGACTACACGAGCCCCATACATCTGCTCCTGACCGATGTTGTGATGCCCGGCATCAGTGGCCGCGAGGCGGCCGCCCGCATCAAAGAATTCCGGCCCGGAATCAAGATCCTCTATGTGTCGGGCTATACCCACGAAGCGTTCAAACCGGAAGACACAATTGGTCCGGACGAAGCCTTCTTGGAAAAACCATTCGCTTTTGAGGAACTGGCCCGCAAGATACGTGACATTCTGGATGCCCCGCCGGACACATCTTGGCAAAACGATCAGCGCAGACCCCAGTGA
- a CDS encoding right-handed parallel beta-helix repeat-containing protein, which yields MVRFWLVLLITAVVVSSVSCGSNQATATSGIQPSAPVGPLSADCTLPDSALTAGTTRVYIALRNGQDGSGHSADDARDGSTATSFDTILRCYAEGCASPAVAKTDNLMVCLGPGTFATRGNYDARIDTPHLTPNGFTLGNGWKIHGQGAANTTVQLSDFLPITDPSNLQGLPVGSGANVVFSTQSHSVSQVEISDLTVDANYPALKQTANANGTFALNLEAIHLWSSQGGNWIHNVNVINAAGEIGGFDERFETSTVMIISAVANSKPSDSSGNVIENVTMSGFGGGACTAMVMANATGEVRRNLITGYQIGYGGWTMGAVHFHDNVAQDTIYGFNIDALANDGVIIESNQINNPHSYGIVVGGGGTYRNITVSGNTIRMGAGATGILLQGNVTNSVVKGNTIVAGSGAAGGTGILNFSNLAGAGANANNVYQSNVIDNALKVVFQAPSLRTTNCAFGNRDQNGNPRGDLPDTSGVPCVP from the coding sequence GTGGTGCGATTCTGGCTGGTACTCCTCATTACAGCAGTCGTCGTCAGCAGTGTGTCTTGCGGCAGCAACCAGGCGACCGCAACGAGTGGCATTCAGCCCAGCGCTCCCGTGGGCCCGCTTTCGGCGGATTGCACGCTACCCGACTCCGCTCTGACTGCGGGAACCACGCGAGTCTACATCGCCTTGCGCAACGGCCAGGACGGAAGCGGCCACTCCGCAGACGATGCCCGTGATGGCAGCACGGCAACCAGCTTTGACACCATCCTGCGCTGTTACGCCGAGGGCTGCGCCAGCCCCGCCGTCGCCAAGACCGATAATCTGATGGTGTGCCTGGGACCGGGGACGTTTGCCACGCGCGGCAACTACGACGCACGCATTGACACTCCCCACCTCACGCCCAACGGTTTCACCCTGGGCAACGGTTGGAAGATCCACGGGCAGGGCGCGGCCAACACCACGGTGCAGCTCAGCGACTTCCTGCCCATCACCGACCCCAGCAACCTGCAGGGCCTGCCGGTGGGGAGCGGGGCCAACGTGGTTTTCAGCACGCAGTCGCACAGCGTCTCGCAGGTAGAGATCTCCGACCTGACCGTTGACGCCAACTATCCGGCGCTGAAACAGACGGCCAACGCCAACGGCACCTTCGCGCTCAACCTGGAGGCCATCCACTTGTGGTCGAGCCAGGGCGGCAACTGGATCCACAACGTCAACGTGATCAATGCCGCCGGGGAAATTGGCGGGTTCGACGAACGCTTTGAGACCTCCACGGTCATGATCATTTCCGCAGTCGCCAACAGCAAGCCTTCTGACAGCAGCGGGAACGTGATTGAAAACGTGACCATGAGCGGGTTCGGCGGCGGCGCGTGCACCGCCATGGTGATGGCCAATGCAACGGGCGAAGTCCGCCGCAACCTGATCACCGGCTACCAGATCGGCTACGGCGGATGGACCATGGGCGCAGTCCACTTCCATGACAACGTGGCCCAGGACACCATCTACGGATTCAACATTGACGCGCTGGCCAACGATGGCGTGATCATCGAATCCAACCAGATCAATAACCCGCACAGCTACGGCATCGTGGTGGGCGGCGGCGGCACGTATCGCAACATCACCGTCTCCGGCAACACTATCCGCATGGGAGCAGGCGCGACCGGCATCCTGCTGCAAGGCAACGTGACCAATTCTGTCGTGAAGGGAAACACGATAGTGGCCGGGTCAGGTGCGGCGGGCGGCACGGGTATCCTGAACTTCTCCAATCTCGCCGGCGCGGGGGCCAACGCGAACAACGTTTATCAATCCAACGTGATTGACAACGCACTCAAGGTGGTCTTTCAGGCTCCGTCATTGCGGACGACTAATTGCGCCTTCGGCAACCGCGACCAGAACGGCAACCCGCGCGGCGACCTCCCGGACACCAGCGGCGTACCGTGTGTTCCCTGA
- a CDS encoding ABC transporter substrate-binding protein, translating into MPEMRPPQRVVSLQPSVTVTLRDLGLLDRLAACTKYCLDVCPEAKDSGCAIVEDSWSAKAEQILAARPDLVIASVPYRLESLAEIIKAGVPCLCLSPKSLADVYRDILHIARIVSSAEPGAAEQRGRELVARMQHEVDAVRTQSAEQLAAAGQSKPLVYCEEWGKPKILSQGWVAELVEAAGGRFFGEPGQQVTDDQVAAAGPDVIVAAWCGAGDRVPLEKIAARHGWERTNAVRNGRVYCINDEFLNTPASTLLGGLHALAAAIWPDGFAAERGLRQIQLQHH; encoded by the coding sequence ATGCCAGAAATGCGGCCTCCACAGCGAGTGGTCTCGCTCCAGCCTTCGGTCACGGTCACGCTGCGCGACCTTGGCCTGCTGGACCGGCTGGCGGCGTGCACCAAGTATTGCCTGGACGTTTGTCCGGAGGCGAAAGACTCCGGATGCGCGATTGTGGAGGATTCCTGGTCGGCGAAGGCCGAGCAGATTCTGGCGGCGCGGCCCGATCTGGTGATTGCGTCGGTTCCCTACCGGCTGGAGTCGCTGGCGGAGATCATCAAAGCCGGCGTGCCGTGCCTCTGTTTGTCGCCCAAGTCGCTGGCGGACGTGTATCGAGACATCCTGCACATTGCGCGGATCGTTTCCTCTGCGGAGCCGGGAGCGGCGGAGCAGCGGGGGCGCGAGTTGGTGGCGCGCATGCAGCATGAGGTTGATGCGGTGCGCACGCAATCGGCGGAGCAGCTTGCGGCGGCCGGACAAAGCAAGCCGCTGGTGTATTGCGAAGAGTGGGGCAAGCCCAAGATTCTTTCCCAGGGCTGGGTGGCGGAGCTGGTGGAAGCTGCCGGCGGACGGTTCTTCGGTGAACCGGGCCAACAAGTCACGGACGACCAGGTTGCAGCGGCTGGTCCCGATGTGATCGTGGCGGCATGGTGCGGCGCGGGCGACCGGGTACCGCTGGAGAAGATCGCCGCGCGGCACGGTTGGGAACGGACCAATGCCGTCCGCAATGGACGGGTGTACTGCATCAACGATGAATTCCTGAACACGCCAGCCAGTACGCTGCTGGGCGGATTGCACGCCCTGGCGGCGGCGATTTGGCCGGATGGGTTTGCGGCGGAACGAGGATTGAGGCAGATTCAACTGCAACATCATTGA
- a CDS encoding (deoxy)nucleoside triphosphate pyrophosphohydrolase, which yields MKQVVAAIIVRESKILVCQRTPHQSLPLKWEFPGGKIEPGERAEDAMRRELEEELGIRATIGKRVAVVRHDYGHGAVVELQFFVVEQFEGEIENRIFNDVRWAERNDLPKFDFLEADIELIKRISAGDII from the coding sequence ATGAAACAGGTGGTGGCGGCAATCATCGTTCGCGAAAGCAAGATCCTGGTGTGCCAGCGCACCCCGCATCAGTCGCTGCCGCTGAAGTGGGAGTTTCCCGGAGGCAAGATCGAACCGGGCGAGCGAGCGGAAGACGCCATGCGTCGCGAACTGGAAGAAGAGCTGGGCATCCGGGCGACGATCGGCAAGAGAGTCGCCGTGGTGCGGCACGACTACGGCCACGGAGCCGTCGTGGAGCTGCAATTCTTCGTGGTGGAACAGTTCGAAGGCGAAATTGAGAACCGCATCTTTAACGACGTACGCTGGGCGGAACGGAACGATCTCCCCAAGTTTGATTTTCTTGAAGCCGATATCGAGCTGATCAAGCGGATCAGCGCGGGAGACATTATCTAG
- a CDS encoding SpoIIE family protein phosphatase: MAIHVTDLHLLRDQLVVRRQKLEAAVARSQTANMLQLLEQVDKALERVDSGSFGVCEACLGTVEADRLLADPLAKICLDCLQPAEQRALEQDLELAQRIQAGLLPKPDFNAAGWHVAYHYEPAGLVSGDYCDVMSHGRELYFMLGDVSGKGVAASMLMANLHAMFRVLIPSGLPLEELVARANRIFSESTLPSQYATLVIGKAKECGEVEICNGGHLAPLHVSQGGVRAIDSTALPVGMFHDQEFVSTKIAFSPGDSLVLYTDGFTESAGPDGAEYGEHRLRALLAASRGHAPRQLTEACVRDLMAYRASSKKHDDQTLLALQFSPVQH; this comes from the coding sequence ATGGCGATCCATGTCACTGACCTTCACCTCCTTCGCGACCAACTAGTCGTCCGCCGCCAGAAGCTGGAAGCCGCGGTCGCGCGGTCGCAAACCGCAAACATGCTCCAACTGCTGGAGCAGGTGGATAAAGCCCTGGAGCGCGTTGACTCCGGCAGCTTCGGCGTGTGCGAGGCCTGCCTGGGCACCGTGGAAGCCGACCGACTGCTCGCTGATCCCCTGGCCAAGATATGCCTGGACTGCCTGCAGCCCGCCGAGCAGCGCGCCCTGGAACAGGACCTGGAATTGGCCCAGCGCATACAAGCCGGGCTGCTGCCCAAGCCGGACTTCAACGCCGCCGGCTGGCACGTGGCGTATCACTACGAACCCGCCGGTCTGGTCAGCGGCGACTACTGTGACGTGATGTCCCACGGCCGCGAACTCTACTTCATGCTGGGCGACGTTTCCGGCAAGGGCGTCGCCGCCTCCATGTTGATGGCCAATTTGCATGCCATGTTCCGCGTCCTTATCCCCTCGGGCCTGCCGCTGGAAGAACTGGTGGCCCGCGCCAACCGCATCTTTAGTGAAAGCACCCTGCCCTCGCAGTACGCCACGCTGGTCATCGGCAAAGCCAAGGAATGCGGTGAAGTGGAAATCTGCAACGGCGGCCACCTGGCGCCACTGCACGTGAGCCAGGGCGGCGTCCGGGCGATTGATTCCACGGCCCTGCCGGTAGGCATGTTCCACGACCAGGAGTTCGTGAGCACCAAGATCGCGTTCTCACCCGGGGACAGCCTGGTCCTTTATACAGACGGCTTTACCGAATCCGCCGGCCCGGACGGCGCCGAATATGGCGAACACCGCTTGCGCGCGCTGCTTGCGGCTTCGCGCGGGCACGCTCCGCGTCAGCTGACGGAAGCCTGCGTCCGCGACCTGATGGCGTATCGCGCCAGTTCCAAAAAGCACGACGATCAAACTCTGCTGGCACTGCAATTTTCGCCGGTACAGCACTGA
- a CDS encoding Nramp family divalent metal transporter yields MKFRLIALLAVFGPGFITANVDNDPGGILTYSQAGAKLGYALLWTLIPTTIALIVVQEMAARMGAVTGKGLADLIREEFGLRATFFVMVVLGLADFGNIMAEFAGLASGMGIFGVSKYLCVPIGAAVVWFVVVRGSYKPVERILILFSLVYFAYPISAFYAHPHWLQAIKETFVPHVSRSSEYIVLVVGLVGTTITPWMQFYLQASVVEKGITKRQYALSRWDVILGCIVTDVIAFFIVVACAATMYVAGNHNIDDAAQAAVALKPLVGRFAAMLFAVGLINAALLSAAILPLATAYNICEGLGVESGINKKFSEAPVFYWIYTFLIAGGAAMVLIPRLPLIKLILFSQVANGILLPFVLLFMLKLVNKPELMGSYTNSRIGNVIAWSTSVIMIGLTVALVWTQITG; encoded by the coding sequence ATGAAGTTCCGGCTCATCGCCTTGCTGGCGGTCTTTGGTCCGGGCTTCATCACCGCCAACGTGGACAACGATCCCGGCGGCATCCTCACCTACTCGCAGGCCGGCGCCAAACTGGGCTACGCGCTGTTGTGGACGCTCATCCCCACCACCATCGCGCTCATCGTAGTACAGGAGATGGCGGCGCGCATGGGCGCGGTCACCGGCAAAGGCCTGGCCGACCTTATCCGCGAAGAATTTGGTTTGCGCGCCACGTTCTTTGTGATGGTCGTGCTTGGCCTGGCCGATTTCGGCAACATCATGGCGGAGTTTGCCGGGCTGGCGTCCGGCATGGGGATCTTCGGTGTCTCCAAGTACCTTTGCGTCCCCATTGGCGCGGCTGTGGTGTGGTTTGTGGTGGTCCGCGGATCGTACAAGCCGGTGGAACGAATCCTGATCCTGTTTTCGCTGGTCTACTTCGCCTATCCCATCTCCGCGTTTTACGCCCATCCTCACTGGCTGCAGGCGATCAAGGAAACGTTTGTTCCGCACGTGAGCCGGTCGTCGGAGTACATTGTGCTGGTGGTGGGGCTGGTGGGCACCACCATTACTCCGTGGATGCAGTTTTATCTCCAGGCGTCGGTGGTGGAGAAGGGAATCACCAAGCGGCAGTACGCGCTTTCCCGCTGGGACGTGATTCTGGGATGCATCGTGACCGACGTGATTGCGTTCTTCATCGTGGTGGCCTGCGCCGCGACCATGTACGTTGCCGGCAACCACAACATTGACGACGCCGCCCAGGCCGCCGTGGCCCTGAAACCGCTCGTCGGACGATTTGCCGCCATGTTGTTCGCCGTCGGTTTGATCAACGCCGCGCTGCTCTCCGCCGCCATTCTTCCGCTGGCCACCGCCTACAACATCTGCGAAGGGCTGGGCGTGGAGTCCGGCATCAACAAGAAGTTTTCTGAGGCGCCGGTCTTCTACTGGATCTATACCTTCCTGATTGCCGGAGGCGCGGCCATGGTTCTGATCCCCCGCCTGCCCCTGATCAAGCTGATCCTGTTTTCCCAGGTGGCCAACGGCATTCTGCTGCCCTTTGTCCTCTTGTTCATGCTCAAGCTGGTCAACAAGCCGGAGCTGATGGGCAGTTACACCAACTCGCGCATAGGCAATGTGATTGCCTGGAGCACCAGCGTGATCATGATCGGGCTCACCGTGGCGCTGGTCTGGACGCAGATTACTGGCTAG